One genomic region from Maridesulfovibrio frigidus DSM 17176 encodes:
- the dut gene encoding dUTP diphosphatase produces the protein MTSSITNSIEVKVKFISDIAQESGMDYSTPNSAGIDLRACIKPEFIEIKPGEKFAFPVGIAIEIMAQGIAGFIYSRSGLGTKDGLTVSQGVGVIDPDYRGEIKVSLLNTSDSVRRIERGQRIAQLVFMPYYHATIIPCEELSSTERGAGGFGHTGKK, from the coding sequence ATGACTAGCTCAATTACAAATTCTATCGAAGTTAAAGTTAAATTTATCAGTGATATCGCGCAAGAAAGCGGCATGGACTATTCCACTCCTAATTCTGCAGGAATAGACCTTAGAGCATGCATAAAGCCTGAGTTTATAGAGATTAAACCGGGCGAAAAATTTGCCTTTCCGGTAGGGATTGCAATAGAGATCATGGCGCAAGGTATTGCTGGATTCATTTACTCCCGCAGTGGACTAGGCACAAAAGACGGCCTCACAGTCAGCCAGGGGGTCGGTGTTATTGATCCCGATTATCGCGGAGAGATTAAAGTTTCATTATTAAATACGTCTGATAGCGTGCGACGAATTGAGCGCGGACAGCGCATAGCACAATTAGTTTTTATGCCCTATTACCACGCCACCATTATCCCCTGCGAAGAACTGTCTTCAACAGAACGCGGCGCAGGTGGTTTCGGCCACACTGGTAAAAAATAA
- a CDS encoding aspartate aminotransferase family protein encodes MTKYESLVEKNNKVICNTYGRYPVDVTKAKGSRLWDLAGREYIDLLSGISVANLGHCRDDLADVMAEQARKLVQVSNLFYQAEQVECAEKLLATCGADKVFFSNSGAEANEAAIKLARRYMRTVKERDAYEIITLEGSFHGRTLATLTATGQTGPIKDGFGPLPEGFSYVPVNDIEALTSAVSGKTAAIMIEMVQGEGGINPLDHDYVDGIIALAKEKDILLIVDEIQSGLCRTGKWWAHQHYGITPDIFTSAKALANGLPMGAMLATDKAAKGFTPGSHATTFGGGALVSKVSSKVLDIMTENKLDERAAELGAFFMGEANKMKDKYPGKINSVRGLGLMLGVELGFDGSEVFTKLREKGFILNLTKGTILRLLPALTIDKQDLVVFLDALDSLLAKMD; translated from the coding sequence ATGACTAAATATGAATCGCTGGTCGAAAAAAATAATAAAGTTATCTGCAACACCTACGGCAGATATCCCGTTGATGTAACCAAAGCAAAAGGTAGCAGGCTTTGGGATCTCGCAGGTCGTGAATACATAGACCTACTATCCGGCATATCTGTAGCGAACCTCGGCCACTGCCGTGATGACCTTGCAGATGTGATGGCTGAGCAAGCCCGCAAGCTTGTACAGGTTAGCAATCTTTTCTATCAGGCAGAACAGGTTGAGTGCGCTGAAAAGCTCCTCGCCACATGCGGTGCAGACAAGGTTTTCTTTTCCAACTCTGGAGCCGAAGCAAACGAAGCGGCAATTAAACTCGCAAGGCGGTACATGCGGACTGTTAAAGAAAGAGACGCCTACGAGATTATTACACTCGAAGGATCTTTCCATGGCAGAACTCTCGCAACTCTAACCGCAACAGGTCAAACAGGTCCCATTAAAGACGGTTTCGGACCGCTTCCGGAAGGGTTCTCCTATGTTCCGGTCAATGACATTGAAGCTCTAACATCAGCAGTGAGTGGCAAAACAGCTGCAATAATGATTGAGATGGTTCAGGGTGAAGGCGGTATTAATCCACTGGATCATGATTATGTTGACGGTATTATAGCTCTAGCGAAAGAAAAAGACATTTTGCTGATAGTTGACGAAATTCAGTCTGGACTTTGCCGGACAGGTAAATGGTGGGCGCATCAGCATTACGGAATCACTCCTGACATTTTCACTTCTGCCAAGGCTCTTGCAAACGGACTCCCAATGGGAGCCATGCTTGCAACCGATAAGGCTGCAAAAGGATTCACCCCCGGCTCCCATGCCACTACTTTTGGCGGCGGCGCGCTGGTTTCAAAAGTTTCATCAAAAGTTCTCGACATTATGACAGAGAATAAACTTGATGAACGGGCGGCAGAACTGGGCGCATTCTTCATGGGTGAAGCAAACAAAATGAAAGATAAGTATCCCGGTAAAATTAATTCCGTCAGAGGTCTCGGCCTTATGCTCGGTGTTGAACTGGGATTTGACGGAAGTGAAGTCTTTACCAAACTTCGTGAGAAAGGGTTTATCCTTAATCTCACCAAAGGGACAATTTTAAGACTCTTGCCCGCTCTTACAATTGATAAGCAGGACCTTGTCGTATTTCTTGATGCTTTGGACTCCCTGCTTGCGAAAATGGATTAA
- a CDS encoding 50S ribosomal protein L11 methyltransferase, whose amino-acid sequence MSKLLKIQFTLPETEMDECQVYLSGRVAHGWEEKPQDDDSIFYTIHLEDHPLGSEIVAEIQKRWPDAGCIGEEIEDENWGLAWKEFFVPVVCGDMFEILPPWLLEKKTEGLTQIVIEPKMAFGTGGHPTTALCLELISKLSREGKLNPEMSFFDLGTGSAILSIALAKLGLKGTGVDIDPQSIVCALENMQNNDVEDDITLAVGSADCIDPSLKYDLVVANILSGPLIELSPDVIGRLKENSILILSGILNEQAENVAKAYITKGLPAPEIFIDGEWAGLLWENTGAIDS is encoded by the coding sequence ATGTCCAAACTTCTTAAAATTCAATTTACGCTTCCTGAAACTGAAATGGATGAATGTCAGGTTTACCTTTCCGGAAGAGTTGCTCATGGCTGGGAAGAAAAACCGCAAGATGATGATTCTATATTTTACACAATTCATCTCGAAGACCACCCTCTAGGTTCTGAAATCGTAGCTGAAATTCAGAAACGTTGGCCGGATGCCGGATGCATTGGCGAAGAAATTGAAGATGAGAATTGGGGACTTGCTTGGAAAGAATTTTTTGTCCCTGTCGTGTGCGGAGATATGTTTGAAATATTGCCACCATGGCTTTTAGAAAAGAAGACCGAAGGACTGACTCAGATAGTAATCGAGCCTAAGATGGCCTTTGGTACTGGCGGCCACCCCACCACTGCGCTTTGCCTTGAACTTATCAGTAAACTTTCCCGCGAAGGAAAGCTTAATCCAGAAATGTCATTTTTCGATCTCGGCACTGGTTCAGCTATCCTTTCCATAGCCCTTGCCAAGCTTGGACTCAAAGGAACAGGCGTGGATATTGACCCGCAATCAATCGTATGCGCTCTGGAAAACATGCAGAACAACGATGTTGAAGACGATATAACTCTTGCGGTCGGCAGTGCGGATTGTATTGATCCAAGTCTGAAATACGACCTTGTTGTCGCCAACATTCTGTCCGGGCCGCTAATTGAACTTTCTCCGGACGTTATCGGAAGGCTAAAAGAAAATTCGATCCTAATTCTATCAGGTATACTGAATGAACAGGCCGAAAATGTAGCTAAGGCTTACATCACAAAAGGATTACCAGCTCCTGAAATTTTCATAGACGGTGAATGGGCAGGTTTGCTCTGGGAAAACACTGGCGCTATCGACAGCTAG
- a CDS encoding endonuclease III domain-containing protein: MNREALLMEYYETLSAELGPSHWWPGDSPFEIAVGAILVQNTNWKNVEKAIANLKANDALTVQGMRSLSIAELQDLIRPSGFFRIKSDRLLNFLDLLEKNSAECVTDLSGFETSELREMLLSVKGIGPETADSILLYALEKPSFVVDAYTRRIFNRHMLVHEDIDYHELQSFFADVLTEDVQLFNEFHALLVKTAKEWCKKTNPDCERCPLGKFLQS, translated from the coding sequence ATGAACAGAGAAGCCCTTCTCATGGAATACTATGAGACCCTGTCTGCGGAATTAGGTCCATCCCATTGGTGGCCAGGAGATTCGCCATTTGAAATCGCGGTCGGGGCTATACTTGTTCAGAATACGAACTGGAAAAACGTCGAGAAAGCAATTGCCAATCTTAAGGCAAACGATGCGCTGACAGTTCAGGGGATGAGAAGTCTTTCCATTGCTGAACTACAGGACCTGATCAGACCGTCAGGCTTCTTCCGCATAAAATCCGATCGTTTATTAAACTTTCTTGATTTACTTGAAAAGAACTCAGCGGAATGTGTCACGGATTTATCCGGATTTGAAACATCCGAGCTGCGCGAAATGCTTCTTTCCGTCAAAGGAATAGGTCCTGAAACAGCGGATTCCATACTTCTTTACGCGCTCGAAAAACCATCATTTGTGGTAGATGCTTACACACGCAGGATTTTTAATAGACATATGCTTGTGCACGAGGATATTGATTACCACGAACTTCAAAGTTTTTTCGCTGATGTGCTGACAGAAGACGTTCAACTTTTCAATGAATTCCACGCTCTTCTGGTAAAAACGGCTAAAGAGTGGTGCAAAAAAACGAACCCAGATTGTGAGAGATGCCCGCTTGGCAAATTTCTTCAAAGCTGA
- a CDS encoding murein hydrolase activator EnvC family protein produces MHKVSLRPVLLILAAIILLFPLPAKSSQTESSAVGRIREEIKDQKQNIKKQKKVLLKLTRKEREIFGELAAVEDRITEVERTLFRSEDEHTKIVEDEEAAKLEQDVLQDELEIIVSNLKVMLTKLWPIHSRKLENKFGSLEDWEGSDRNFVWLASIYKDAKKELTRAEEKAKMISENLEVQAELRSKAESKMVDINKTKDVLLKGKLKLLSGIRSIRSMKLTREQELKGLLDTINKLNYKLKSLTSKKILTFKGSLPNPCDGKIKIKFKPFAKPPVRGTGYKTNGNVNVNSIFWGKVVHNDTLRGFGRVVIIYHGYNYYSLYAYLAESFVKTGQEVEKDEIIGKTGYYPNLKDTGLYFELRFHQKPVNPQKWLSKQ; encoded by the coding sequence ATGCACAAAGTTTCTCTCAGGCCTGTGCTGCTCATCTTGGCAGCCATTATACTTCTTTTCCCGCTACCGGCGAAATCTTCGCAGACGGAAAGCTCAGCTGTGGGCAGAATTCGTGAAGAAATTAAAGACCAAAAGCAAAATATTAAAAAACAAAAAAAAGTTCTGCTGAAACTCACCCGCAAAGAACGTGAGATTTTCGGGGAACTTGCTGCAGTTGAAGATAGAATTACCGAGGTAGAACGTACACTGTTCAGAAGTGAAGACGAACATACAAAAATTGTTGAAGATGAAGAAGCTGCAAAATTAGAGCAGGATGTTCTTCAAGATGAACTTGAAATAATAGTTAGTAATTTAAAAGTAATGCTCACCAAGTTATGGCCGATTCATTCACGTAAACTTGAAAACAAGTTCGGGTCTCTTGAGGACTGGGAAGGTTCCGACCGCAATTTTGTCTGGCTTGCGTCTATTTATAAGGACGCTAAAAAAGAACTGACCAGAGCTGAAGAAAAAGCAAAAATGATTTCAGAAAACCTTGAAGTTCAGGCTGAACTTCGTAGTAAAGCTGAAAGCAAAATGGTTGATATCAACAAAACAAAAGACGTCCTACTAAAGGGTAAGCTCAAACTCCTTTCAGGTATAAGAAGCATAAGATCCATGAAACTCACCCGAGAACAAGAGTTGAAAGGTCTTCTTGATACAATTAACAAACTGAATTACAAACTCAAAAGCCTTACCAGCAAAAAGATTCTGACTTTTAAAGGTTCACTGCCGAATCCTTGCGATGGAAAGATTAAAATTAAATTTAAACCTTTTGCCAAGCCACCTGTGCGAGGCACTGGCTACAAGACAAATGGTAATGTTAATGTCAACTCTATCTTCTGGGGAAAAGTTGTTCACAATGATACACTTAGAGGATTTGGACGCGTTGTTATCATATACCACGGATACAATTATTACTCCTTGTACGCTTATTTAGCTGAAAGCTTCGTTAAAACCGGACAGGAAGTTGAAAAAGATGAAATTATTGGAAAAACCGGATACTACCCCAACTTAAAAGATACCGGATTATATTTTGAATTGCGTTTTCACCAGAAACCCGTTAATCCGCAAAAATGGCTTTCTAAACAATAA
- a CDS encoding S41 family peptidase: MRKTLWMIAIICLLVISAAPQPTEAVDDARFKPLRRFSQVLDLVEHNYVKDISRKELVDDAVKGMLEQLDPHSTFLSADDFKEMQEATSGAFSGIGIEISLEKGRLTVISPIEDTPAYKAGLQSGDLILEIDGTPTQSITLMEAVSKIRGKRGTDVILTILHKDDNKPVKVTITRDSIKIKSVKNQELEKGYLYLRLTRFSENTTSEMLKALNNYKKSNELKGIVLDLRNNPGGLLTQAASVADAFIDKGILVYIEGRDKNSRKDFMAEGNAGFADVPIVTLINAGSASASEIVAGALKDHNRALLVGERTFGKGSVQTIIPMADGSGIKLTTALYYTPSGRSIQAEGIDPDIIYPFIPPSKDEKDDRFIVREQDLSRHLENNGDKKSDKDSKQDDKALKMLERDNQIRLSLQLVKQLPRLKEIK, translated from the coding sequence ATGAGAAAAACTTTATGGATGATAGCCATAATCTGCCTTTTAGTAATTTCTGCCGCGCCGCAACCAACAGAAGCCGTTGATGATGCACGCTTCAAACCTTTACGCAGATTCAGCCAAGTATTAGACTTAGTTGAACATAATTATGTAAAAGACATTTCTCGCAAAGAACTTGTCGATGATGCGGTAAAAGGTATGCTCGAGCAGCTTGACCCGCATTCCACATTTCTTTCAGCTGATGATTTCAAGGAGATGCAGGAAGCAACTAGTGGTGCCTTCAGCGGCATCGGCATCGAAATCAGCCTTGAAAAAGGTCGTTTAACTGTAATTTCACCAATTGAAGACACTCCCGCATATAAGGCTGGACTTCAATCAGGCGACTTGATCCTTGAAATCGATGGGACACCGACTCAGTCCATTACCCTGATGGAGGCTGTCAGCAAAATCAGAGGTAAACGCGGAACTGATGTCATCCTCACAATCCTTCATAAAGATGACAACAAGCCCGTTAAAGTCACTATCACCCGCGACTCTATCAAGATCAAAAGTGTAAAAAATCAAGAGCTTGAAAAAGGCTACCTATACCTTAGACTTACCCGCTTCAGTGAAAACACTACAAGCGAAATGCTCAAGGCTCTGAATAACTACAAAAAATCTAATGAGCTCAAAGGAATTGTTCTGGATTTACGCAACAATCCTGGCGGACTTCTTACTCAGGCTGCCTCAGTGGCAGATGCCTTTATCGACAAAGGGATCCTCGTTTACATCGAAGGTCGTGATAAAAATAGTAGAAAAGACTTCATGGCGGAAGGTAACGCAGGCTTTGCCGACGTTCCTATCGTAACACTCATTAATGCCGGTTCTGCTTCCGCATCAGAGATCGTAGCTGGCGCACTGAAAGATCATAACAGAGCACTTCTTGTAGGTGAGCGTACATTTGGTAAAGGTTCAGTACAGACCATTATCCCAATGGCTGACGGATCAGGAATAAAACTGACCACAGCTCTTTACTACACCCCGAGTGGTCGCTCCATTCAGGCTGAAGGAATTGACCCTGACATCATCTATCCTTTCATCCCTCCTTCTAAAGATGAAAAAGATGACCGCTTCATTGTCCGTGAACAGGATTTGTCCAGACATCTCGAAAATAACGGTGACAAAAAGTCCGATAAGGACTCGAAGCAAGATGATAAAGCACTAAAAATGCTTGAAAGAGACAACCAGATCAGACTAAGCCTTCAGTTGGTGAAGCAGCTTCCACGTTTAAAGGAAATTAAATAG
- a CDS encoding divergent polysaccharide deacetylase family protein gives MENNTSDQNDKPETPEEIPGARAYLSSPLAVVVATVATAAFICIVIALLFYGGAETVADNQQAIPQDQQGFTSQNATNNYEEIIEDDLEDLVKIADLSLINALKDAHVSMAKLKIEDVTLKKHQGNSFHFQQLRFPLSTDSSIFIESVKKKLNSAGLNADISKLSEGYWLLSINEVPTHKFFIDQIITPKKPVAVVIDPNAPKMAIVIDDMGEDIGLAQKLADLDVPVTFSIWPNSSHAGKVALIAKKSGNEIMIHLPMQPKGYPKVNPGADSLLIGMKAKTIHDRIISAMKKIPDATGLNNHMGSRFTENLAGMTEVMVPLRQNGLFFLDSRTTAKSAANTAAKNGHVTLYERNIFLDNVKDVAAIKFQLNKAAKIARQKGQSIAIGHPNRETVAAIKLWSKEIKGKIKVVAVEKLAPRS, from the coding sequence GTGGAAAATAATACTTCGGATCAAAATGATAAGCCCGAAACCCCGGAAGAAATTCCGGGAGCTCGGGCTTATCTTTCAAGCCCGTTAGCGGTAGTTGTAGCCACAGTAGCAACAGCAGCATTCATTTGTATTGTCATTGCTTTGTTGTTCTATGGCGGTGCTGAAACTGTCGCAGACAATCAGCAGGCCATTCCTCAGGATCAGCAAGGTTTTACATCTCAAAATGCAACCAATAACTATGAAGAAATAATTGAAGACGACCTCGAAGATTTAGTAAAAATTGCCGATCTCTCTTTAATCAATGCCCTTAAAGATGCTCACGTCTCAATGGCTAAGCTAAAGATTGAAGACGTAACGCTAAAAAAACATCAGGGAAACTCATTTCATTTTCAACAGCTTCGTTTTCCACTTAGCACAGACAGCTCTATCTTTATTGAAAGTGTCAAAAAGAAGCTAAACAGTGCAGGTCTGAATGCTGATATAAGCAAGTTATCCGAAGGGTACTGGCTACTTAGTATAAATGAAGTTCCAACTCACAAATTTTTTATAGATCAAATTATTACACCTAAAAAACCAGTCGCAGTCGTAATAGATCCCAATGCGCCTAAAATGGCGATTGTCATTGACGATATGGGCGAAGATATTGGTCTTGCTCAAAAACTAGCGGATTTAGATGTTCCCGTAACTTTTTCCATTTGGCCCAACAGTTCACACGCGGGTAAAGTTGCTTTGATTGCCAAGAAAAGTGGGAATGAAATAATGATCCACCTTCCCATGCAGCCTAAAGGATATCCGAAAGTTAATCCGGGCGCAGACTCTCTGCTGATCGGCATGAAAGCAAAAACTATTCATGACCGCATAATCTCGGCTATGAAAAAAATACCTGACGCAACGGGACTTAACAACCACATGGGTTCGCGTTTCACAGAGAATCTAGCAGGTATGACTGAAGTAATGGTTCCCTTACGCCAAAACGGTTTGTTCTTTTTAGACAGCCGCACCACGGCTAAAAGTGCCGCTAATACTGCCGCTAAAAATGGACACGTAACTTTATATGAGCGCAACATCTTTCTCGACAATGTTAAAGACGTGGCAGCCATTAAATTCCAATTGAATAAAGCGGCTAAAATTGCCCGCCAAAAAGGTCAATCAATAGCGATTGGCCATCCCAACCGCGAAACAGTAGCTGCTATTAAACTGTGGTCCAAAGAGATCAAGGGTAAAATAAAAGTTGTTGCAGTTGAGAAGTTAGCTCCACGTAGTTAA
- a CDS encoding ABC transporter substrate-binding protein, which yields MKKILLFMVLIFMVVVPVIHSAQSYTVSITQIVEHPALDSMRKGFQERLKEADVNVQYNVHIAQGNQATNTQIASQIKGENPDLILAITTPSSQAVAQKIKDIPIIFTGVTDPVAAGLVKSLMNPGNNITGMTDMSPIRRQVELIREFMPEIKSLGTIYNAGESNSVVLIKILKEVCAEFGIKVEEASIANSSGVYQAAKSLVGKCEAIYIPVDNTVVSGLEAAIKVCRQNKLPIFSADTDSVKRGTIAALAVDYYRMGLQSADMAVRILSGNAKPASMPVESLQNLQLFINPSAAEKMGIAIPKQVMSRADEIVK from the coding sequence ATGAAAAAAATCCTACTTTTCATGGTGCTCATTTTCATGGTCGTAGTACCAGTTATCCATTCAGCGCAGAGTTATACCGTATCCATTACCCAGATTGTTGAGCACCCTGCTCTCGATTCAATGCGGAAAGGATTTCAAGAGCGCCTCAAAGAAGCCGATGTTAACGTTCAGTACAACGTTCATATTGCACAAGGCAATCAGGCAACAAACACCCAAATTGCAAGTCAGATTAAGGGAGAAAATCCTGATCTAATTTTAGCCATTACCACCCCCTCATCGCAAGCAGTTGCTCAGAAAATTAAAGATATACCTATCATTTTCACAGGAGTAACCGACCCCGTTGCCGCGGGACTGGTTAAAAGTTTAATGAACCCCGGTAATAATATTACCGGCATGACAGACATGAGTCCTATCCGCCGTCAGGTTGAACTTATTAGGGAATTTATGCCTGAGATTAAATCCCTCGGGACCATCTACAACGCAGGCGAATCCAACTCCGTTGTACTCATAAAAATACTTAAAGAAGTATGTGCGGAATTTGGTATCAAAGTAGAAGAAGCATCAATAGCCAACTCAAGCGGCGTATATCAGGCAGCTAAATCCCTTGTTGGGAAATGTGAAGCTATCTACATTCCTGTCGACAACACTGTTGTTTCCGGCCTTGAAGCTGCAATCAAAGTATGCAGACAGAACAAGCTCCCTATATTTTCAGCTGACACCGATTCGGTAAAACGTGGTACTATCGCCGCCCTAGCAGTAGACTACTACCGCATGGGTCTTCAGTCTGCAGATATGGCTGTCCGCATTCTTTCCGGCAACGCGAAACCTGCCTCCATGCCAGTTGAATCTCTACAGAATTTACAGCTATTCATTAACCCATCCGCAGCGGAAAAAATGGGCATTGCCATTCCAAAGCAGGTTATGAGCAGAGCGGACGAAATCGTTAAATAA
- a CDS encoding ABC transporter permease has protein sequence MISLYAFMGALEQGFAFGLMVLGVYLTFRVLDFPDLTVDGSLPLGAAVSAVAITNGYHPAIAMSMAVGAGFIAGAVTGILNTKFKILHLLASILTMISLYSINIRIMGRPNMTLLGQDTLIDQFMEFTGLAPYISTPILFAIVSIIALAALIWFLKTSFGLAVLATGDNPKMITSLGVNRDMIIIFGVGLSNAMVALSGALVAQNQGSADVNMGIGTIIAGLASVIIGETIFSTRSVTAAMISAVLGSVLYRVAIALALGMRIGDFAFTPSDLNLVTAVLVIAALVSPQIKANVLGRRLRSNA, from the coding sequence ATGATCAGCTTATACGCTTTTATGGGTGCGCTTGAACAAGGATTCGCCTTCGGGCTGATGGTTCTAGGTGTATATCTAACATTTAGAGTGCTGGACTTTCCAGACCTGACGGTTGACGGAAGTCTGCCGCTTGGCGCTGCGGTGTCTGCTGTTGCCATCACTAACGGATATCATCCTGCTATCGCCATGAGCATGGCTGTGGGCGCGGGATTCATTGCCGGAGCAGTCACAGGTATTCTCAATACCAAATTCAAGATACTCCACTTACTGGCATCCATCCTGACCATGATATCATTATATTCAATCAATATACGTATCATGGGCCGTCCAAATATGACCTTGCTAGGTCAAGATACTTTGATAGACCAGTTCATGGAATTCACAGGACTCGCCCCTTATATTTCGACTCCAATACTTTTCGCGATAGTTTCAATCATCGCACTCGCCGCACTAATCTGGTTTCTGAAAACGTCATTCGGACTTGCTGTTCTGGCAACAGGTGACAATCCTAAGATGATCACCAGCCTTGGTGTTAACCGTGACATGATTATAATATTCGGCGTGGGTCTTTCAAATGCAATGGTCGCGCTGTCCGGAGCACTGGTAGCTCAGAATCAAGGTTCCGCAGACGTAAATATGGGCATCGGAACCATCATCGCAGGGCTGGCTTCAGTAATTATCGGTGAAACAATTTTTAGTACACGAAGTGTCACTGCCGCAATGATTTCCGCAGTGCTCGGCTCTGTCCTCTACCGTGTCGCAATAGCACTTGCGCTCGGCATGAGAATCGGCGACTTTGCGTTCACCCCGAGTGACCTTAATCTGGTCACGGCCGTTCTTGTAATCGCCGCGCTGGTCTCTCCGCAGATCAAAGCAAACGTTCTAGGTAGGAGGCTTCGCTCCAATGCTTAA
- a CDS encoding ABC transporter ATP-binding protein produces MLNINKAAKTFNPNSVNKVQALRGIDLEVDKGDFITIIGSNGAGKSTFLNSIAGTFILSSGTISINGNDVTVWPEHKRARNLGRVFQDPLLGTCTSLTIEQNMALALKRGKRRGLGLGVRAKDRLLFKEQLSTLGLGLENRLTDQVGLLSGGQRQALTMIMATMTRPDVLLLDEHTAALDPKTGQKILDITDTVVHRDELTTLMVTHNMNQAISMGNRLIMLHQGQIILDISGKEKKGLKVEDLLERFYTFRGESVASDRMLFS; encoded by the coding sequence ATGCTTAATATTAATAAAGCCGCCAAAACGTTTAATCCCAACAGCGTAAACAAAGTTCAAGCCCTACGCGGAATTGACCTTGAAGTAGACAAAGGCGATTTCATAACAATTATCGGCTCAAACGGAGCTGGCAAATCAACTTTTCTAAACTCCATTGCTGGTACTTTCATTCTTTCCAGCGGAACCATTTCTATCAATGGTAATGACGTTACCGTATGGCCTGAGCACAAACGGGCTAGAAATCTCGGTAGAGTTTTCCAAGATCCGCTACTTGGAACTTGTACATCACTGACCATTGAGCAGAACATGGCCCTTGCGCTTAAACGCGGCAAACGACGTGGGCTGGGACTTGGAGTACGCGCAAAAGACAGGCTGCTGTTTAAAGAACAACTGTCAACGCTAGGTCTAGGACTCGAGAATCGCCTGACTGATCAAGTAGGACTTTTATCAGGTGGACAGCGTCAGGCTCTGACCATGATCATGGCAACAATGACCCGCCCGGACGTCTTGCTTCTAGATGAACATACGGCGGCACTTGACCCCAAGACAGGACAGAAAATTCTTGATATAACCGACACCGTCGTTCACAGAGACGAACTGACCACATTAATGGTGACTCATAATATGAATCAGGCCATTAGCATGGGTAATAGACTAATCATGCTTCATCAGGGGCAGATTATTTTAGATATTTCCGGGAAGGAAAAGAAGGGATTAAAAGTTGAAGACCTTCTAGAAAGGTTCTACACCTTTCGTGGCGAGAGCGTGGCTTCTGACAGAATGCTTTTTTCTTAA
- the ndk gene encoding nucleoside-diphosphate kinase encodes MAELTFSIIKPDAVANNKVGDILKMVSDAGLTIKATKMIHLTKTQAEGFYAVHSERPFFGELVEYMMSGPCVVSVFEGDNAIKRYRDLMGATNPADAVEGTIRKAFGASIEANACHGSDGPDTAAIEVPYFFSSLELVN; translated from the coding sequence ATGGCAGAGCTTACTTTTTCTATCATCAAACCAGATGCAGTTGCTAACAACAAAGTCGGCGATATCTTGAAAATGGTTTCTGATGCAGGCCTTACAATTAAAGCTACTAAAATGATCCACTTGACTAAAACTCAGGCTGAAGGTTTCTACGCTGTTCACAGCGAACGTCCTTTCTTTGGTGAGCTAGTCGAATACATGATGTCCGGACCTTGTGTAGTTTCCGTATTTGAAGGCGACAACGCTATCAAACGTTACCGCGATCTCATGGGCGCAACCAACCCTGCTGACGCTGTTGAAGGAACTATCCGTAAAGCTTTCGGCGCAAGCATCGAAGCTAACGCATGTCACGGATCTGACGGTCCTGACACTGCTGCAATTGAAGTACCTTACTTCTTCAGCTCCCTCGAGTTGGTAAACTAG